One genomic window of Micromonospora sp. WMMD1128 includes the following:
- the atpA gene encoding F0F1 ATP synthase subunit alpha has protein sequence MAELTISTEEIRGALERYVSSYTADVSREEVGTVADAGDGIAHVEGLPSTMTNELLEFEDGTLGVALNLDVREIGVVVLGDFGGIEEGQRVKRTGRVLSVPVGDAFLGRVVNALGEPIDAIGDIANEGYRELELQAPNVMARQSVSEPLQTGIKAVDAMTPIGRGQRQLIIGDRKTGKTTVALDAILNQRDNWRSGDPTKQVRCIYVAIGQKASTIASIKGTLEEAGAMEYTTIVASPASDPAGFKYLAPYTGSSIGQHWMYGGKHVLIVFDDLSKQAEAYRAVSLLLRRPPGREAYPGDVFYLHSRLLERCAKLSDELGGGSMTGLPIIETKANDISAFIPTNVISITDGQIFLETDLFNQGVRPAINVGTSVSRVGGAAQVKPMKKVAGSLRLNLAQFRELEAFAAFASDLDRASQNQLNRGARLVELLKQPNYSPYPVNEQVVSVWAGTEGKLDDVPVGEVRRFESEFLQYLRHKHEGVLASIADNKWGDDITSSLDSAIAEFKQVFLGKEDEVRINEAPAEALEGEQSRETVTRFRDGNTDRPAES, from the coding sequence ATGGCCGAGCTGACCATCTCGACGGAGGAGATCCGCGGCGCCCTGGAGCGCTACGTCTCCTCCTACACGGCCGACGTCTCCCGTGAGGAGGTCGGCACCGTCGCCGATGCCGGCGACGGCATCGCCCACGTCGAGGGTCTGCCCTCGACCATGACCAACGAGCTCCTGGAGTTCGAGGACGGCACGCTCGGCGTGGCCCTGAACCTCGACGTCCGGGAGATCGGTGTCGTCGTCCTCGGTGACTTCGGCGGAATCGAAGAGGGCCAGCGCGTCAAGCGCACCGGCCGGGTGCTCTCCGTGCCGGTCGGGGACGCGTTCCTCGGCCGCGTGGTGAACGCGCTCGGCGAGCCGATCGACGCCATCGGCGACATCGCCAACGAGGGCTACCGCGAGCTGGAGCTCCAGGCCCCGAACGTGATGGCCCGGCAGTCGGTCTCCGAGCCGCTGCAGACCGGCATCAAGGCCGTCGACGCGATGACCCCGATCGGCCGCGGCCAGCGCCAGCTGATCATCGGCGACCGGAAGACCGGCAAGACCACGGTCGCGCTCGACGCCATCCTCAACCAGCGGGACAACTGGCGCTCCGGCGACCCGACGAAGCAGGTCCGCTGCATCTACGTCGCGATCGGCCAGAAGGCCTCCACCATCGCCTCCATCAAGGGGACGCTTGAGGAGGCCGGCGCGATGGAATACACCACCATCGTCGCCTCCCCGGCCTCCGACCCGGCCGGCTTCAAGTACCTCGCGCCCTACACCGGCTCGTCCATCGGGCAGCACTGGATGTACGGCGGCAAGCACGTCCTGATCGTCTTCGACGACCTGAGCAAGCAGGCCGAGGCGTACCGGGCCGTGTCGCTGCTGCTGCGCCGCCCGCCGGGCCGTGAGGCGTACCCGGGTGACGTCTTCTACCTGCACTCCCGGCTGCTGGAGCGCTGCGCGAAGCTCTCCGACGAGCTGGGCGGCGGCTCGATGACCGGCCTGCCGATCATCGAGACCAAGGCGAACGACATCTCGGCGTTCATCCCGACCAACGTCATCTCGATCACCGACGGTCAGATCTTCCTCGAGACCGACCTGTTCAACCAGGGCGTCCGGCCGGCGATCAACGTCGGCACCTCGGTCTCCCGGGTCGGTGGCGCCGCGCAGGTGAAGCCGATGAAGAAGGTCGCCGGCTCGCTGCGGCTGAACCTCGCCCAGTTCCGTGAGCTGGAGGCGTTCGCCGCCTTCGCCTCCGACCTGGACCGGGCCTCGCAGAACCAGCTCAACCGGGGCGCCCGGCTGGTCGAGCTGCTCAAGCAGCCGAACTACTCGCCGTACCCGGTGAACGAGCAGGTCGTCTCCGTGTGGGCCGGCACCGAGGGCAAGCTCGACGACGTCCCGGTCGGCGAGGTCCGCCGCTTCGAGTCGGAGTTCCTCCAGTACCTGCGGCACAAGCACGAGGGCGTGCTGGCCTCGATCGCGGACAACAAGTGGGGCGACGACATCACGTCCTCGCTGGACTCGGCCATCGCCGAGTTCAAGCAGGTCTTCCTGGGCAAGGAGGACGAGGTCCGGATCAACGAGGCCCCGGCCGAGGCGCTTGAGGGCGAGCAGAGCCGCGAGACGGTGACGCGCTTCCGCGACGGCAACACCGACCGCCCGGCCGAGAGCTGA
- a CDS encoding SDR family oxidoreductase has translation MRCLVTGATGYIGGRLAPRLLADGHTVRCLARTAGRLRDVPWAADAEIVEGDLRRPETLPGAFEGVEVAYYLVHSLGQRDFEAADRAAATNFAEAARAAGVRRIVYLGGPEPAEREGLPSAHLRSRAEVARILLDSGVPTAVLRAAVIIGSGSASFEMLRHLTERLPAMVTPRWVRNRIQPIAVRDVLRYLAGAAHLPAEVNRGFDIAGPDVLTFAQMMQRYARVAGLRPRLILPVRPLTPGLSSHWVGLITPVPNKIARPLVESLVHEAVAHEHDIARWVPDPPDGLTGFDQAVGLALAKVRDAQVETRWSNASGPDAPADPLPSDPDWSGGTAYTDLREQAVSAPPAALWRVIEGVGGEHGWYSFPLAWSVRGWLDRLVGGVGLRRGRRDPHRLQVGEALDFWRVEEIVPGELLRLRAEMRLPGRAWLEMRAEPTDDGHSRYVQRAVFLPQGLPGHLYWASVAPFHAVVFGGMARNIARGAEHPTG, from the coding sequence GTGAGATGCCTCGTCACCGGCGCCACCGGCTACATCGGCGGACGCCTCGCGCCCCGGCTGCTGGCCGACGGGCACACCGTGCGCTGCCTGGCCCGCACGGCCGGGCGGCTGCGCGACGTGCCCTGGGCCGCCGACGCCGAGATCGTCGAGGGCGACCTGCGCCGGCCGGAGACGCTGCCGGGAGCGTTCGAGGGCGTGGAGGTCGCCTACTACCTGGTCCACTCGCTGGGGCAGCGCGACTTCGAGGCGGCCGACCGGGCGGCGGCGACCAACTTCGCCGAGGCGGCGCGCGCCGCGGGCGTACGCCGGATCGTCTACCTCGGTGGGCCGGAGCCGGCGGAACGGGAGGGATTGCCCTCGGCGCACCTGCGCTCCCGGGCGGAGGTGGCCCGGATCCTGCTCGACAGCGGCGTGCCGACCGCCGTGCTGCGCGCCGCGGTGATCATCGGGTCCGGCTCGGCCTCGTTCGAGATGCTGCGCCACCTGACCGAGCGGCTGCCGGCGATGGTCACCCCGCGTTGGGTACGCAACCGGATCCAGCCGATCGCGGTCCGCGACGTGCTGCGCTACCTGGCCGGCGCCGCGCACCTGCCGGCCGAGGTGAACCGCGGGTTCGACATCGCCGGCCCGGACGTGCTGACGTTCGCGCAGATGATGCAGCGCTACGCCCGGGTGGCCGGGCTGCGGCCACGGCTCATCCTGCCGGTGCGCCCGCTCACCCCCGGCCTCTCCTCGCACTGGGTCGGCCTGATCACCCCGGTGCCCAACAAGATCGCCCGGCCGCTGGTGGAGAGCCTGGTGCACGAGGCGGTCGCGCACGAACACGACATCGCCCGCTGGGTGCCCGACCCGCCGGACGGGCTGACCGGCTTCGACCAGGCGGTCGGCCTGGCGTTGGCCAAGGTGCGCGACGCCCAGGTGGAGACGCGCTGGTCGAACGCGAGCGGCCCGGACGCGCCGGCCGACCCGCTGCCGTCGGACCCGGACTGGTCCGGCGGCACCGCCTACACCGACCTGCGGGAACAGGCCGTGAGCGCGCCGCCGGCCGCGTTGTGGCGGGTCATCGAGGGCGTCGGTGGCGAGCACGGCTGGTATTCGTTCCCCCTGGCCTGGTCGGTGCGCGGGTGGCTGGACCGGCTGGTCGGCGGCGTCGGGCTGCGCCGCGGCCGACGCGACCCGCACCGGCTCCAGGTCGGCGAGGCGCTCGACTTCTGGCGGGTCGAGGAGATCGTCCCCGGTGAGCTGCTGCGGTTGCGCGCCGAGATGCGGCTGCCCGGCCGGGCCTGGCTGGAGATGCGGGCCGAGCCGACCGACGACGGGCACAGCCGCTACGTCCAGCGCGCCGTCTTCCTTCCGCAGGGCCTGCCCGGCCATCTCTACTGGGCCTCGGTCGCCCCGTTCCACGCCGTCGTCTTCGGCGGCATGGCCCGCAACATCGCCCGCGGCGCCGAGCACCCCACCGGTTAG
- the atpB gene encoding F0F1 ATP synthase subunit A — protein MFGQANVLAQGQAEFPPKVGDFYLPSILPWGAENSYWFTKITAMVWVAVGILIIFFLVSYRNPQLVPTKKQWFAESIYGFVRNNIAVDMIGHAGVRFAPYFTTLFCFILLTNFFAIVPFFQISPNSHIAFPAFLAVISYVMFNYVGIRHHGFAKYFKNSLVPPAPWYILPLLIPIEFFSTFLVRPFSLAVRLFANMFAGHMLLLVFTLGGFAMISANVWLAPVSVLSWVMTIALTFLEFLVICLQAYVFTVLTASYVQGALADEH, from the coding sequence GTGTTCGGACAGGCGAACGTCCTGGCTCAGGGCCAGGCGGAATTCCCGCCGAAGGTGGGGGACTTCTACCTGCCCAGCATCCTGCCCTGGGGTGCGGAGAACTCGTACTGGTTCACCAAGATCACGGCGATGGTGTGGGTCGCCGTCGGCATCTTGATCATTTTCTTCCTGGTCAGCTACCGGAACCCGCAGCTGGTCCCCACCAAGAAGCAGTGGTTCGCCGAGTCGATCTACGGCTTCGTGCGCAACAACATCGCGGTGGACATGATCGGGCACGCGGGGGTGCGGTTCGCTCCCTACTTCACCACGCTCTTCTGCTTCATCCTGCTGACGAACTTCTTCGCGATCGTGCCGTTCTTCCAGATCTCGCCGAACTCGCACATCGCGTTCCCGGCCTTCCTCGCCGTGATCAGCTACGTGATGTTCAACTACGTCGGCATCCGGCACCACGGCTTCGCGAAGTACTTCAAGAACTCTCTGGTCCCGCCGGCGCCGTGGTACATCCTGCCGCTGCTGATCCCGATCGAGTTCTTCTCGACCTTCCTGGTCCGGCCCTTCTCGCTCGCGGTCCGTCTCTTCGCCAACATGTTCGCCGGCCACATGCTCCTGCTGGTCTTCACGCTCGGCGGATTCGCGATGATCAGCGCCAACGTCTGGCTCGCGCCGGTGTCGGTGCTGTCCTGGGTGATGACGATCGCGCTGACCTTCCTCGAGTTCCTGGTGATCTGTCTGCAGGCGTACGTCTTCACGGTGCTGACCGCCAGCTACGTGCAGGGCGCCCTCGCCGACGAGCACTGA
- a CDS encoding transglycosylase domain-containing protein, which produces MNRAHLDKLFTVLLAGVLAGLALAAAALPAALVFGLGVQNLMPYTELPEALRAPQPAQRSNLYANDGHTLITSFYVEDRVDVPVGEVAPVMRDAIVAAEDVRFYEHHGVDVRGVVRALTANRKEGTRQGASTLTMQYVRNALAGDPRLTERERAAATEITAGRKIREMRYALTLERQVGKDEILGRYLNIAYFGAGAYGIAAASKRYFSTTPDRLTLAQAALLAGLVRAPDHDDPINGDADAALDRRAYVLDRMAETGRVSAADAAAAKGSPLALNASATPNDCAAVPAGHNDWGFFCDWFTKWWNAQPAFGQTADERQRTLRRGGWSIVSSLDPDVQAKASEQVREIYPETTQRAAPTAVVQPGTGRVLAMAVNRGFGTAANPAGQQNYPNTVNQLVAGGGDIVGYQAGSTFKLFALLAALEAGLPLDTEFDAPRVYVTKYPIDGGPASCGGRWCPANANTAWMDGDRDMWDAFGRSVNTYFAWLTERVGADRVVEMAERLGIEFRAPQDARMARDGAASWGPFTLGVSATTPLDLANAYATVAAEGIWCRPTPVTSITDASGRRVATGDTDCRQVLDTEVARAAADASRCPVGDQSMYRRCAGGTAEELAPGLRRPLAGKTGSSERNATETVVAFTPQLAVATIAANPDDPRDAVGGGVQKRQIAAVGRILAWALRDQPVRDFVPPSESVAFQRTSPRTNN; this is translated from the coding sequence ATGAACCGGGCCCATCTCGACAAGCTGTTCACCGTCCTGCTCGCCGGCGTGCTCGCCGGACTGGCCCTGGCCGCCGCCGCGCTGCCGGCCGCGCTGGTCTTCGGGCTGGGCGTGCAGAACCTGATGCCGTACACCGAGTTGCCGGAGGCGCTGCGGGCGCCGCAGCCGGCGCAGCGCTCCAACCTCTACGCCAACGACGGCCACACGCTCATCACCTCGTTCTACGTCGAGGACCGGGTGGACGTGCCGGTCGGCGAGGTGGCGCCGGTGATGCGGGACGCCATCGTGGCCGCCGAGGACGTGCGCTTCTACGAGCACCACGGCGTCGACGTGCGGGGCGTGGTGCGGGCGTTGACGGCCAACCGCAAGGAGGGCACCCGGCAGGGCGCCTCCACGCTGACCATGCAGTACGTGCGCAACGCGCTCGCCGGTGATCCCCGGCTGACCGAGCGGGAGCGGGCCGCGGCCACCGAGATCACCGCCGGCCGCAAGATCCGCGAGATGCGGTACGCGCTGACGCTGGAACGGCAGGTCGGCAAGGACGAGATCCTCGGGCGCTACCTGAACATCGCGTACTTCGGCGCCGGCGCGTACGGCATCGCCGCCGCCAGCAAGCGTTACTTCTCCACCACCCCGGACCGGCTGACGCTGGCTCAGGCCGCCCTGCTCGCCGGCCTGGTGCGGGCGCCGGACCACGACGACCCGATCAACGGCGACGCCGACGCGGCGCTGGACCGCCGGGCGTACGTGCTGGACCGGATGGCGGAGACCGGCCGGGTGAGCGCCGCGGACGCGGCGGCGGCCAAGGGCTCACCGCTGGCTCTGAACGCGAGCGCCACCCCGAACGACTGCGCCGCGGTGCCTGCCGGCCACAACGACTGGGGCTTCTTCTGCGACTGGTTCACCAAGTGGTGGAACGCCCAGCCGGCGTTCGGGCAGACCGCGGACGAGCGACAGCGCACGCTGCGCCGGGGCGGCTGGTCGATCGTCTCCTCGCTCGACCCGGACGTGCAGGCCAAGGCGAGCGAGCAGGTGCGGGAGATCTATCCGGAGACGACCCAGCGGGCCGCCCCGACGGCGGTGGTGCAGCCGGGCACCGGCCGGGTGCTGGCCATGGCGGTGAACCGCGGCTTCGGCACCGCCGCGAACCCGGCCGGGCAGCAGAACTACCCGAACACGGTGAACCAACTCGTGGCCGGGGGCGGTGACATCGTCGGCTACCAGGCCGGCTCCACGTTCAAGCTGTTCGCCCTGCTGGCCGCGCTGGAGGCCGGGCTGCCGCTGGACACCGAGTTCGACGCGCCCCGGGTCTACGTCACCAAGTACCCGATCGACGGCGGCCCGGCCAGCTGCGGGGGCCGGTGGTGCCCGGCGAACGCGAACACGGCCTGGATGGACGGCGACCGGGACATGTGGGACGCGTTCGGCCGTTCGGTGAACACCTACTTCGCCTGGCTGACCGAGCGGGTCGGCGCGGACCGGGTGGTCGAGATGGCCGAGCGGCTCGGTATCGAGTTCCGCGCGCCGCAGGACGCCCGGATGGCCCGCGACGGAGCGGCGAGCTGGGGGCCGTTCACCCTCGGGGTCTCCGCCACCACGCCGTTGGACCTGGCCAACGCGTACGCCACGGTGGCCGCCGAGGGCATCTGGTGCCGGCCCACCCCGGTGACCTCGATCACCGACGCGAGCGGCCGGCGGGTGGCCACCGGCGACACCGACTGCCGGCAGGTGCTGGACACCGAGGTGGCCCGCGCGGCGGCCGACGCCAGCCGCTGCCCGGTGGGCGACCAGTCGATGTACCGGCGGTGCGCCGGTGGCACGGCCGAGGAACTGGCGCCGGGCCTGCGCCGGCCGTTGGCCGGCAAGACCGGCAGCTCGGAGCGGAACGCCACGGAGACCGTGGTCGCGTTCACCCCGCAGCTCGCCGTGGCGACAATCGCGGCGAACCCGGACGACCCGCGGGACGCGGTCGGCGGCGGCGTGCAGAAGCGGCAGATCGCCGCCGTGGGCCGCATCCTCGCCTGGGCGCTGCGCGACCAGCCGGTCCGGGACTTCGTCCCGCCGAGCGAGTCCGTCGCCTTCCAGCGCACCAGCCCCCGCACCAACAACTGA
- a CDS encoding F0F1 ATP synthase subunit gamma yields MAAQVRVLRQRIRSAKGMKKITKAMELVATSRIAKAQAKVAASLPYAEAITGVLTALASNARIDHPLLTSRERVRRAGVLLVTADRGLAGGYSSNAIRTAESLIARLRADGKEPVLYVIGRKGVAYYRFRSREIAGSWTGFSEQPSFDDAREVGDTLIKAFTAGADDTDGHAGADGILGVDELHIVYTEFKSLMTQNPVTRIIGPMEVEDRPRSEGLLPAYEFEPEPESLLDALLPKYINTRIYAALLESAASESAARRRAMKSATDNAEEMIEKYTREMNSARQAGITQEISEIVGGANALAASGSEV; encoded by the coding sequence ATGGCCGCCCAGGTACGCGTTCTCCGGCAGCGGATCCGCTCCGCCAAGGGGATGAAGAAGATCACCAAGGCGATGGAGCTCGTCGCGACGAGCCGCATCGCCAAGGCCCAGGCCAAGGTGGCGGCGTCGCTGCCGTACGCCGAGGCGATCACCGGCGTGCTGACGGCGCTGGCCTCGAACGCGCGGATCGACCACCCGCTGCTCACCTCGCGTGAGCGGGTGCGGCGGGCGGGCGTCCTGCTGGTCACCGCCGACCGCGGCCTGGCCGGCGGGTACAGCTCGAACGCGATCCGGACCGCCGAGTCGCTGATCGCCCGGCTGCGGGCCGACGGCAAGGAGCCGGTGCTCTACGTCATCGGCCGCAAGGGCGTGGCGTACTACCGGTTCCGCAGCCGGGAGATCGCCGGCAGCTGGACGGGCTTCTCCGAGCAGCCGTCGTTCGACGACGCCCGCGAGGTCGGTGACACGCTGATCAAGGCGTTCACCGCCGGCGCGGACGACACGGACGGTCACGCCGGCGCGGACGGGATCCTCGGGGTGGACGAGCTGCACATCGTCTACACCGAGTTCAAGTCCCTGATGACGCAGAACCCGGTCACCCGGATCATCGGGCCGATGGAGGTCGAGGACCGGCCGCGGTCCGAGGGTCTGCTGCCGGCGTACGAGTTCGAGCCGGAGCCGGAGTCGCTGCTCGACGCGCTGCTGCCGAAGTACATCAACACGCGGATCTACGCGGCGTTGCTGGAGTCGGCGGCGAGTGAGTCGGCCGCGCGTCGGCGGGCGATGAAGAGCGCCACCGACAACGCCGAAGAGATGATCGAGAAGTACACGCGCGAGATGAACTCGGCCCGTCAGGCCGGGATCACCCAGGAGATCAGTGAGATCGTCGGCGGCGCGAACGCGCTGGCCGCGTCGGGAAGTGAAGTGTGA
- the atpD gene encoding F0F1 ATP synthase subunit beta, whose product MTVSAVETKTATGRVVRVIGPVVDAEFPRDNMPELFNALHVDVTLSGGEKTLTLEVAQHLGDNLVRAISMQPTDGLVRGADVRDTGAPISVPVGDAVKGHVFNAIGECLNLTEGETINADDRWGIHRKAPAFADLEPKTEMLETGIKVIDLLAPYVKGGKIGLFGGAGVGKTVLIQEMITRVARNFGGTSVFAGVGERTREGNDLIAEMTESGVIDKTALVYGQMDEPPGTRLRVALSALTMAEYFRDVKKQEVLLFIDNIFRFTQAGSEVSTLLGRMPSAVGYQPTLADEMGELQERITSVRGQAITSMQAIYVPADDYTDPAPATTFAHLDATTNLERSISDKGIYPAVDPLASSSRILAPEFVGEDHFAVATEVKRILQRYKDLQDIIAILGIEELSEEDKLTVGRARRIERFLSQNTYAAEQFTGVPGSTVPISETIDAFRRISEGEFDHFPEQAFFMCGGLEDLKAKAEELMGEEG is encoded by the coding sequence ATGACTGTATCCGCAGTGGAGACCAAGACGGCCACGGGTCGCGTGGTCCGGGTCATCGGCCCGGTCGTCGACGCCGAGTTCCCGCGCGACAACATGCCGGAGCTGTTCAACGCCCTGCACGTCGACGTGACGCTCTCCGGCGGTGAGAAGACGCTGACCCTGGAGGTCGCCCAGCACCTGGGGGACAACCTGGTCCGCGCCATCTCGATGCAGCCGACCGACGGCCTGGTCCGTGGCGCCGACGTCCGGGACACCGGCGCGCCGATCAGCGTGCCGGTGGGCGACGCGGTGAAGGGCCACGTGTTCAACGCGATCGGCGAGTGCCTCAACCTCACCGAGGGCGAGACCATCAACGCCGACGACCGGTGGGGCATCCACCGCAAGGCCCCGGCCTTCGCGGACCTGGAGCCGAAGACCGAGATGCTGGAGACCGGCATCAAGGTCATCGACCTGCTCGCCCCGTACGTCAAGGGCGGCAAGATCGGCCTGTTCGGCGGCGCGGGCGTGGGCAAGACGGTGCTCATCCAGGAGATGATCACCCGGGTGGCACGGAACTTCGGTGGCACCTCGGTCTTCGCCGGCGTGGGTGAGCGCACCCGCGAGGGCAACGACCTCATCGCCGAGATGACCGAGTCCGGCGTCATCGACAAGACCGCGCTCGTCTACGGCCAGATGGACGAGCCGCCGGGCACCCGGCTGCGGGTGGCGCTCTCCGCGCTCACCATGGCGGAATACTTCCGCGACGTGAAGAAGCAGGAGGTGCTGCTCTTCATCGACAACATCTTCCGCTTCACCCAGGCTGGTTCCGAGGTCTCCACGCTGCTCGGCCGCATGCCGAGCGCCGTGGGTTACCAGCCGACCCTGGCCGACGAGATGGGCGAGCTCCAGGAGCGGATCACCTCCGTCCGGGGTCAGGCCATCACCTCGATGCAGGCGATCTACGTGCCCGCCGACGACTACACCGACCCGGCGCCGGCCACCACGTTCGCCCACCTCGACGCGACCACCAACCTGGAGCGGTCGATCTCCGACAAGGGCATCTACCCGGCGGTGGACCCGCTGGCGTCCTCGTCCCGGATCCTCGCCCCGGAGTTCGTCGGCGAGGACCACTTCGCCGTCGCCACCGAGGTGAAGCGGATCCTGCAGCGCTACAAGGACCTGCAGGACATCATCGCGATCCTCGGCATCGAGGAGCTCTCCGAGGAGGACAAGCTCACCGTCGGCCGCGCCCGCCGGATCGAGCGGTTCCTCTCGCAGAACACGTACGCGGCCGAGCAGTTCACCGGCGTCCCCGGCTCGACGGTCCCGATTTCGGAGACCATCGACGCCTTCCGCCGGATCAGCGAGGGGGAGTTCGACCACTTCCCGGAGCAGGCGTTCTTCATGTGCGGCGGCCTGGAGGACCTCAAGGCCAAGGCCGAGGAGCTGATGGGTGAGGAGGGCTGA
- a CDS encoding F0F1 ATP synthase subunit B, which translates to MFFLAAEGGETTHNPIIPVWQEIVVGGIAFIVLCIVLMKFVFPRMEQTFQARVDAIEGGIKRAEAAQAEANQLLEQYRAQLAEARTDAARIRDDARADAEGIRQDILAKAREESDRVIAAGKEQLQAERATIVRELRTEMGTIAVDLASKIVGESLADEARRKGTVDRFLNGLESTGAR; encoded by the coding sequence ATGTTCTTCCTCGCCGCTGAGGGTGGTGAGACGACCCACAACCCGATCATCCCTGTCTGGCAGGAGATCGTGGTCGGCGGGATCGCCTTCATCGTGCTCTGCATCGTGCTGATGAAGTTCGTCTTCCCGCGCATGGAGCAGACGTTCCAGGCCCGGGTCGACGCGATCGAGGGCGGCATCAAGCGCGCCGAGGCCGCGCAGGCCGAGGCCAACCAGCTGCTCGAGCAATATCGGGCCCAGCTCGCCGAGGCGCGTACCGACGCCGCCCGGATCCGGGACGACGCGCGGGCCGACGCCGAGGGCATCCGCCAGGACATCCTCGCCAAGGCACGCGAGGAGTCCGACCGGGTCATCGCCGCCGGCAAGGAGCAGCTCCAGGCCGAGCGGGCCACCATCGTGCGCGAGCTGCGCACCGAGATGGGCACCATCGCGGTGGACCTGGCCAGCAAGATCGTCGGTGAGTCGCTCGCCGACGAGGCGCGTCGCAAGGGCACCGTCGACCGGTTCCTGAACGGTCTCGAGAGCACGGGGGCCCGCTGA
- a CDS encoding F0F1 ATP synthase subunit delta — protein MQAASRESYSAGVERLDAYVRGAEPSAVASTADDILSVADLLRREPRLRRALSDPARSGADRSALLTGILSGKVGADALDLLASLVSGRWSAPSELLDGVERLGVEALLASADSAGELGEVEDELFRFGQVVSGSAELSNTLSDPMAPAERRAGLTGQLLDGKARPVTVRLVEAALAGFGGRSFTGALTRLVELAADRRDRQVAYVTVAAPLTDEEERRLGARLTEMYGREVSVKQTVDPDVLGGVRVRVGSDLYDGTVLRRLNETRNALAKR, from the coding sequence ATGCAGGCCGCCAGCCGGGAGTCGTACTCCGCCGGGGTCGAGCGCCTCGACGCGTACGTCCGCGGCGCGGAGCCGTCGGCGGTGGCCTCCACCGCCGACGACATCCTCTCCGTCGCCGACCTGCTGCGGCGCGAGCCGCGGCTGCGCCGGGCGCTCTCCGACCCGGCGCGCTCGGGGGCGGACCGGTCCGCGCTGCTCACCGGGATCCTGAGCGGCAAGGTCGGCGCGGACGCGCTCGACCTGCTCGCGTCGCTTGTCTCCGGCCGCTGGTCGGCCCCGTCGGAGTTGCTCGACGGCGTCGAGCGGCTCGGCGTGGAGGCGCTCCTGGCGAGCGCCGACTCGGCCGGTGAGCTGGGCGAGGTCGAGGACGAGCTGTTCCGCTTCGGGCAGGTCGTCTCCGGCTCCGCCGAGCTGTCGAACACGCTCTCCGACCCGATGGCCCCGGCCGAACGGCGGGCCGGCCTCACCGGCCAGTTGCTCGACGGCAAGGCCCGCCCGGTCACCGTCCGCCTCGTCGAGGCCGCGCTCGCCGGCTTCGGGGGACGCTCCTTCACCGGTGCGCTCACCCGGCTGGTCGAGCTGGCCGCCGACCGGCGGGACCGCCAGGTCGCGTACGTGACCGTGGCGGCTCCGCTCACCGACGAGGAGGAGCGACGCCTCGGTGCCCGCCTCACCGAGATGTACGGTCGGGAGGTGTCCGTCAAGCAGACGGTCGACCCCGACGTGCTCGGCGGGGTGCGCGTACGGGTCGGTTCCGACCTGTACGACGGCACCGTCCTGCGCCGCCTCAACGAGACCCGCAACGCGCTCGCAAAGCGCTGA
- a CDS encoding F0F1 ATP synthase subunit C produces MSILAEVTGSTAAIGYGLAAIGPGIGVGLVFSAYIQSTARQPESSRMTLPYVWIGFAVIEALALLGIAFGFIWAG; encoded by the coding sequence ATGAGCATCCTTGCCGAGGTAACGGGCAGCACCGCTGCCATCGGTTACGGCCTGGCCGCCATCGGCCCGGGCATCGGCGTGGGCCTGGTCTTCTCGGCCTACATCCAGTCGACCGCCCGCCAGCCGGAGTCGTCCCGGATGACCCTCCCCTACGTCTGGATCGGCTTCGCCGTCATCGAGGCGCTGGCACTGCTGGGCATCGCCTTCGGCTTCATCTGGGCCGGCTGA
- a CDS encoding AtpZ/AtpI family protein translates to MAGDQKPPNTGGPGDVPSGAGQGWTALSYLIGGMLVWGFIGWLVDRWLDTGGVATGIGVVLGMAGGIILVVRRLGTPT, encoded by the coding sequence ATGGCCGGTGACCAGAAACCCCCCAACACTGGCGGCCCGGGCGACGTTCCGTCCGGTGCCGGTCAGGGTTGGACCGCGCTCTCATACCTCATCGGGGGCATGCTCGTCTGGGGTTTCATCGGCTGGCTGGTCGACCGTTGGCTCGATACCGGCGGCGTCGCCACCGGCATCGGGGTCGTGCTCGGCATGGCCGGGGGCATCATCCTGGTCGTCCGCCGGCTGGGCACGCCTACTTAG